In bacterium, one genomic interval encodes:
- a CDS encoding efflux RND transporter permease subunit, with amino-acid sequence MIQKIIGFCAVNRALTLIGIAVLCAFAWFTLSQIRLDALPDLSDTQVIVYSKWDRSPDIIEDQVTYPIVSALLGAPHIKAIRGFSDFGFSYVYVIFEDGTDIYWARSRVLEYLSKIQSRLPAGIQTELGPDATGVGWVYQYALSDKSGKHSLDQLRSYQDWTLRYALQSVPGVAEVASIGGFQKQYQITVDPNRLAAYGLSLDMVMEAVRKSNNEVGGRLIEFSGAEYMVRARGYARTLPDFEKIVVKTGAGGVPVLVKDIARVELGPEIRRGISDLDGLGDHVGGIIVMRHGENALNVIERVKAKMEELKPSMPEGVEFVTTYDRSDLIERALGTLKHELVQEMIIVSLVILLFLWHVPSAIVPILTIPISVLLSFIPLYYMGVTVNIMSLAGIAISIGVLVDGAIVEVENAYNKIYHWQADGKKGDFHDVRLEALKEVGPSVFFSLLVIAVAFLPIFALVDQEGRLFKPLAYSKNLAMGLAAFLAVTLDPALRMLFARVEPFTFKPRILAKIASTAFVGTYYSEERHPISRTIFKIYDPVCRFVLRFPKAVISASLVLVAVSVWSYFGIPFLGVKPLGQEFMPPLNEGTILYMPTTLPGLSVAQAEDLLTAQDKVLKSFPEVERVFGKAGRADSSTDPAPFSMMETTVILKPPEQWRGKERWYSGWSPDWLKPVFRPIWPDRISWDELVAEMDAKLKFPGNTNAWTMPIKARIDMLTTGVRTPVGIKIYGADLNEIQKIGEKLEGIMQKIPGTRSVFAERVTGGYFVDFEPKRDQLARYGLTIDDVQKVIMQAVGGENVTTTFEGRERYPVNIRYPRELREDLQSLGRVLVPVAGTSGVQRGAPGMSSPAPQAMGNIQIPLAQLADIKLVSGPSMLRNENGFLSGYVYVDIAGRDVGSYVEEAKKVVASELKVQPGYVLTWSGQYENMIRVKERLKIVVPITLVLIFLLLYANTRSAFKASVVMMAVPFSAIGAIWLFHILGYNVSIAAWVGMIALLGLDAETGVFMLLFLDLAYDDAKAKGKLNTPEELDEAILHGAVKRARPKMMTVAAAFMGLLPIMWSTSAGGDVMKRIAAPMIGGLITSFALELLVYPAIYKLWKKRELENPAQPVVQQ; translated from the coding sequence CTGATCCAGAAGATTATCGGCTTTTGCGCCGTAAACCGGGCTCTCACCCTTATCGGAATCGCGGTTCTCTGCGCGTTTGCCTGGTTTACCCTCAGCCAGATACGGCTGGACGCCCTTCCCGACCTCTCCGACACGCAGGTCATCGTCTACTCGAAGTGGGACCGCTCGCCGGACATCATCGAGGATCAGGTCACCTACCCGATAGTAAGCGCCCTCCTCGGAGCGCCTCACATAAAGGCGATACGCGGCTTTTCGGATTTCGGCTTTTCCTACGTCTACGTAATCTTCGAGGACGGGACCGATATCTACTGGGCGCGCTCGCGGGTGCTTGAATACCTCTCGAAGATACAGTCGCGGTTGCCCGCCGGAATACAGACCGAGCTTGGGCCCGACGCCACCGGCGTGGGCTGGGTCTACCAGTACGCACTTTCCGACAAATCCGGGAAGCATTCGCTGGACCAGCTTCGCTCCTATCAGGACTGGACCCTTCGCTACGCCCTCCAATCGGTCCCCGGCGTCGCGGAGGTGGCCTCAATCGGCGGCTTCCAGAAGCAATACCAGATAACCGTTGACCCGAACCGCCTTGCGGCCTACGGCCTCTCGCTGGACATGGTGATGGAGGCTGTCCGTAAGTCCAACAACGAGGTCGGCGGGAGGCTGATCGAGTTTTCCGGCGCGGAATACATGGTGCGGGCGAGGGGCTACGCGAGAACCCTCCCCGATTTCGAGAAGATAGTGGTGAAGACCGGAGCGGGGGGCGTCCCGGTCCTTGTAAAGGATATCGCCCGCGTGGAGCTCGGCCCCGAGATACGGCGCGGCATCTCCGACCTCGACGGCCTGGGCGACCACGTCGGCGGAATAATCGTGATGCGCCACGGGGAAAATGCCCTCAACGTCATAGAGCGGGTGAAGGCGAAGATGGAGGAGCTCAAGCCCTCTATGCCCGAAGGGGTGGAGTTCGTCACCACCTACGACCGCTCCGACCTGATCGAGCGGGCGCTCGGCACCCTCAAACACGAGCTGGTGCAGGAGATGATAATCGTCTCGCTTGTCATCCTCCTCTTCCTCTGGCACGTACCCTCGGCTATCGTCCCGATACTGACGATACCCATCTCCGTTCTCCTCTCCTTCATCCCCCTTTACTACATGGGAGTGACGGTAAACATCATGAGCCTCGCCGGAATAGCCATTTCGATAGGCGTTCTGGTGGACGGCGCGATAGTGGAGGTGGAGAACGCCTACAACAAGATCTACCACTGGCAGGCCGACGGCAAAAAAGGGGATTTTCACGACGTAAGGCTGGAAGCCCTGAAAGAGGTCGGCCCTTCGGTCTTCTTCTCCCTGCTGGTGATTGCGGTGGCCTTCCTGCCGATCTTCGCGCTGGTCGATCAGGAAGGGAGGCTCTTCAAGCCGCTCGCCTACTCGAAGAACCTCGCGATGGGACTGGCGGCTTTTCTGGCGGTAACGCTCGACCCCGCGCTCCGGATGCTTTTCGCCAGGGTGGAGCCCTTCACTTTCAAGCCCAGGATTCTGGCGAAGATAGCTTCGACCGCTTTCGTCGGCACCTATTACTCGGAGGAGCGCCACCCGATAAGTCGGACGATCTTCAAGATCTACGACCCGGTTTGCCGCTTCGTCCTGCGCTTTCCCAAGGCGGTGATAAGCGCCTCACTGGTTCTCGTCGCGGTATCCGTCTGGTCTTACTTTGGAATACCTTTCCTCGGAGTGAAGCCGCTCGGACAGGAGTTCATGCCTCCCCTGAACGAGGGCACCATCCTCTACATGCCGACGACTCTTCCGGGGCTTTCTGTGGCGCAGGCCGAGGACCTTTTAACAGCGCAGGACAAGGTGCTGAAATCCTTCCCCGAGGTGGAGCGCGTCTTCGGCAAGGCGGGGCGCGCCGACAGTTCCACCGACCCCGCGCCCTTCTCGATGATGGAGACAACCGTCATCTTAAAGCCGCCGGAACAGTGGCGCGGCAAGGAGCGCTGGTACTCGGGCTGGTCTCCGGACTGGCTGAAGCCGGTTTTTAGGCCGATATGGCCCGACCGGATCTCGTGGGACGAGCTGGTGGCCGAGATGGACGCCAAGCTGAAATTCCCCGGCAACACCAACGCCTGGACGATGCCCATCAAGGCCAGAATAGACATGCTGACGACCGGCGTCAGAACGCCGGTGGGCATCAAGATTTACGGAGCCGATCTCAACGAGATCCAGAAGATTGGCGAAAAGCTCGAAGGGATAATGCAGAAGATTCCCGGCACGAGGAGCGTCTTCGCCGAGAGGGTCACCGGCGGGTATTTCGTGGATTTCGAGCCGAAGCGCGACCAGCTCGCCCGCTACGGGCTCACCATCGACGACGTGCAGAAGGTGATCATGCAGGCGGTGGGCGGCGAAAACGTCACCACCACCTTCGAGGGGCGCGAGCGTTACCCGGTGAACATCCGCTACCCGAGAGAGCTTCGCGAGGACCTCCAGTCCCTCGGGCGGGTGCTGGTGCCTGTCGCGGGGACTTCCGGAGTGCAGCGGGGCGCTCCCGGAATGTCGTCCCCTGCTCCCCAGGCGATGGGCAACATCCAGATTCCTCTCGCCCAGCTAGCCGACATAAAGCTGGTTTCCGGCCCCTCGATGCTCAGAAACGAGAACGGCTTCCTCTCCGGCTACGTCTACGTGGACATAGCGGGGCGCGACGTGGGGAGTTACGTCGAGGAGGCGAAAAAGGTGGTGGCCTCGGAGCTTAAGGTCCAGCCCGGCTACGTCCTTACGTGGAGCGGACAGTACGAGAACATGATCCGAGTGAAGGAGCGCCTGAAAATTGTCGTCCCGATTACTCTGGTCCTCATCTTCCTTCTCCTCTACGCCAACACCCGAAGCGCATTCAAGGCCTCGGTGGTAATGATGGCGGTGCCCTTCTCGGCGATAGGCGCTATCTGGCTCTTCCACATCCTCGGCTACAACGTCTCGATAGCCGCCTGGGTGGGGATGATCGCCCTTCTGGGACTGGACGCGGAGACGGGCGTCTTCATGCTCCTCTTTTTGGACCTCGCCTACGACGACGCGAAGGCCAAAGGGAAACTTAACACGCCGGAGGAGCTTGACGAGGCGATCCTTCACGGCGCCGTCAAGCGCGCGAGGCCGAAGATGATGACGGTGGCGGCGGCCTTCATGGGGCTGCTCCCCATCATGTGGTCCACCTCGGCCGGGGGGGACGTGATGAAGCGGATCGCCGCGCCGATGATAGGAGGCCTCATCACCTCCTTCGCACTGGAACTGCTGGTCTATCCGGCGATTTACAAGCTCTGGAAAAAAAGAGAGCTGGAGAACCCGGCGCAACCGGTTGTCCAGCAATAA
- a CDS encoding efflux RND transporter periplasmic adaptor subunit has protein sequence MNDDIRLNGQEKGSKKLLIAAGVIILALSGTVFYLLMKPAKMAETPPPAAEAPKAAQDDFFADVGGSKTTTPGPAPKGERKILFYRNPMTATITSPVPARDDMGMDYIPVYADEAEGVSAGGVEGLATIRVGEEALSLSGVQTAEAVRDEVARTVRTVGIVVPDETRIRRVQTKVEGWIERLYVNVTGQAVSRGQPLLSIYSPELLASQEEFLRAREAARKFGSSASPDVKSLGDELLRSARRRLELYDVPRGFIDELEKTGVPQRSVTLNSPAGGYVIAKDVFEGQKVEPGMELLSVVDLSRVWIEADLYEYEASAVKVGQEASLSLSFDPSVKLRGKVTFVNPFLSADSRTLKVRFEFPNPKIMLKPQMYADVTLSLDTSRGVVIPDSAIIDTGIRKVVFVETGKGLFEPREVRIGVRGEGRAEVLSGVGEGEKVAVKANFLLDSESRLRAAIIRMTGGGAR, from the coding sequence ATGAATGACGACATCCGGCTCAATGGTCAGGAAAAGGGCTCCAAAAAACTGCTTATAGCCGCGGGGGTCATCATTCTGGCCCTCTCCGGGACCGTTTTTTACCTGTTAATGAAGCCCGCGAAGATGGCGGAAACGCCTCCGCCCGCCGCCGAAGCGCCGAAGGCCGCCCAGGACGATTTCTTCGCCGACGTAGGGGGCTCGAAAACCACAACTCCAGGCCCCGCTCCCAAGGGCGAGCGAAAGATTCTCTTCTACAGAAACCCCATGACGGCGACGATTACCTCCCCGGTTCCCGCAAGGGACGACATGGGCATGGACTACATCCCCGTCTACGCCGACGAGGCCGAGGGCGTTTCGGCGGGCGGGGTCGAGGGGCTCGCGACCATACGTGTCGGCGAGGAGGCGCTAAGCCTCTCCGGCGTCCAGACCGCCGAGGCGGTGAGGGACGAGGTGGCCCGCACCGTGCGCACCGTCGGCATAGTAGTTCCGGACGAGACGCGCATTCGCCGGGTCCAGACCAAGGTGGAGGGGTGGATAGAGAGACTCTACGTAAACGTCACGGGTCAGGCTGTCTCCAGGGGCCAACCCCTCCTCTCCATCTACTCGCCCGAGCTTCTGGCGAGCCAGGAGGAGTTTTTGCGGGCCCGCGAAGCGGCAAGGAAATTCGGTTCCTCCGCGAGCCCCGACGTGAAGAGCCTGGGCGACGAGCTGCTGCGGTCGGCGCGGCGCAGGCTGGAGCTTTACGACGTGCCCAGGGGGTTTATAGACGAACTGGAAAAAACCGGCGTCCCCCAGCGCTCCGTCACCCTCAATTCCCCGGCGGGCGGTTACGTTATCGCCAAAGATGTCTTCGAGGGGCAGAAGGTCGAGCCGGGGATGGAACTCCTCAGCGTAGTAGACCTTTCGCGGGTGTGGATAGAGGCGGATCTCTACGAGTACGAGGCGTCCGCCGTCAAGGTCGGGCAGGAGGCGTCCCTGTCGCTCTCCTTCGATCCCTCGGTGAAGCTCAGGGGCAAGGTGACCTTCGTCAACCCGTTCCTCTCCGCCGACTCGCGAACCTTGAAGGTGCGCTTCGAGTTCCCCAACCCCAAAATCATGCTCAAGCCCCAGATGTACGCCGACGTGACGCTCTCACTCGACACCTCCAGAGGCGTAGTGATACCCGATTCGGCCATAATAGATACCGGCATCCGCAAGGTGGTCTTCGTGGAAACCGGCAAGGGGCTCTTCGAGCCCAGAGAGGTGCGGATCGGCGTTCGGGGCGAGGGCAGGGCCGAGGTGCTGTCGGGCGTGGGCGAAGGCGAGAAGGTCGCGGTTAAGGCGAACTTCCTCCTCGATTCCGAGTCGCGGCTGCGCGCTGCGATAATCAGGATGACCGGCGGAGGGGCGAGATGA
- a CDS encoding TolC family protein, with the protein MRTISFFAAAAFTLLATAAFSGYSELDKEFQGYEPPALHRSQTEARPAPETSASSRSGEFEAQIEKLRALKAGWEAALLNPPPGDSFYTPSAEVLRELSPAASDAHKAGEALKDGFTLETLETLALLRNPGVKAMERELRAAMESYGQVENLDTVLRRFSLLTGSPMAGVGNMESPDSIASKFPFPGVLALKGQIVTQEVKAMREKLEAAKRDAITDARKAYWELLYTQSAVETMGRMLTLMDNLRGGVSARYETGEAGFLDLVRIGIEKEKVKEELRTMEEDRKNMAAMIREVLSLPPETEIGSPAVSEPGREELPEADLLVIAKERRQEPRAMRAMIGKMERMLEMTETMVYPGFSLGLSSYERKEIAGVGQGGMGGGEGSFPETTTASMGEGLPKMPWFGKDEAYLNEIRQRIEALRKELEMEEAGTALRVRQSWFSRDKALREEALYEGRVMTLSQSALEAATSGYSTGKVMFLDLIESFNGWLSASLLAQRARSDLGIARAELEAAVGVSPLRGDGK; encoded by the coding sequence GACTTCGGCTTCTTCCCGAAGCGGCGAGTTCGAGGCCCAGATCGAAAAGCTTCGCGCGTTGAAAGCGGGGTGGGAAGCGGCTTTGCTGAATCCGCCCCCGGGGGACTCTTTCTACACGCCCTCCGCCGAAGTTCTCAGGGAGCTTTCCCCGGCGGCCTCCGACGCGCATAAAGCCGGGGAGGCGCTGAAAGACGGCTTTACGCTGGAAACCCTCGAAACCCTCGCGCTGCTCCGAAATCCCGGTGTCAAGGCGATGGAGAGGGAACTGAGGGCCGCCATGGAGAGCTACGGGCAGGTTGAGAACCTCGACACCGTTCTTCGCCGCTTCTCCCTCCTCACCGGCAGTCCCATGGCGGGCGTCGGCAACATGGAGAGCCCCGATTCCATAGCCTCGAAGTTTCCCTTCCCCGGCGTCCTCGCCCTGAAGGGGCAGATAGTCACGCAGGAAGTCAAGGCGATGCGCGAAAAGCTTGAAGCCGCGAAGAGAGACGCGATAACCGACGCCAGAAAGGCATACTGGGAGCTTCTCTACACCCAGAGCGCAGTCGAGACGATGGGGCGGATGCTGACCCTGATGGACAACCTCCGGGGCGGGGTGTCGGCGCGGTACGAGACGGGCGAGGCGGGCTTTCTCGACCTTGTCCGTATCGGAATCGAAAAGGAAAAGGTGAAGGAAGAGCTCCGGACGATGGAGGAAGACCGCAAAAACATGGCGGCGATGATACGCGAAGTACTCAGCCTCCCGCCCGAAACCGAAATCGGCTCTCCCGCCGTGAGCGAGCCCGGAAGGGAAGAATTGCCGGAAGCGGACCTTCTCGTCATCGCGAAGGAAAGGCGGCAGGAGCCGAGGGCCATGCGGGCGATGATAGGGAAGATGGAGCGGATGCTGGAGATGACCGAAACGATGGTCTATCCGGGGTTCAGCCTCGGCCTTTCCTCTTACGAGCGAAAAGAGATAGCGGGCGTCGGGCAGGGAGGAATGGGCGGCGGCGAGGGAAGTTTCCCGGAAACCACCACCGCCTCGATGGGCGAAGGGCTCCCGAAGATGCCCTGGTTCGGCAAGGACGAAGCCTATCTGAACGAGATTCGCCAGAGAATCGAGGCGCTCAGGAAGGAACTGGAGATGGAGGAGGCGGGGACCGCCCTTCGCGTCCGCCAGAGCTGGTTTAGCCGCGACAAGGCCCTGCGCGAGGAGGCGCTTTACGAAGGCAGGGTCATGACCCTCTCCCAGAGCGCCCTCGAAGCCGCCACCAGCGGCTACTCGACGGGGAAGGTGATGTTCCTCGACCTCATAGAGTCCTTCAACGGGTGGCTATCGGCCAGCCTCTTAGCGCAGCGGGCGCGCTCCGACCTCGGAATCGCAAGGGCGGAGCTGGAAGCGGCGGTGGGGGTTTCTCCCCTCAGGGGGGATGGAAAATGA